TCAACTTGaacctaggtacctacatGTCGCAAACGCATAATGATCTGGATCTACATGCTGACAAGTGGATTCCGATCTGTTGCATTGAGTGTGTTCACGATGCCGTATCGGACAATAATTAGTTTTTATCTTCGCACAAAGCACTTGATGTTCAGGGGCACGTCCACTTTTCCTGGTTCTAGTCATCATCACTTAGCTCTGGTTATGCGCGGATGCTGACTGATGTCAGCTTTCAGTACCCCCTGTATTATTGCAACTCCATCAACCGGCAGACTCGTATAGCTATGCTACGAGTTTCCGCATTTGTCTATCCGTCATTGATACGGACTCGCCTCCTGTATGTAGGTAAGGGACTTGAGCCGGTCGAAAGTGGCTGACTGAGTCTGGATAATGGCCCTTTGAGCCTGAGATATAATGGCTCGTGAACTCAGATGAGATTCTCTTCGAAATAAGAAGATACCGATGTTGTACTGATACTGTGAAGTTGGCATTATAGTTATCCTTAAGCGCCTGGGATGAAGGTCCTCTGAAGTTGGGTTGATATGTAACTTTAAGCGGGATAGTGTaggatgaagatgggatgatgTGATATGAAGCTGGGTGATATAAAGCTGGGGTGAGGTTTATCTAGAGCTGGGATAATGTCTATTTTAAGCTGGGGTAAAGTTGGGATAATATTTAACTTACATGTAAGCTGGGGTAAAGCTGGGGTAATGTCTGTTTCAAGCTGGGATAAACTGGAATAATATCTATCTCAAGCTGGGGTAAAGCTGGGATAATGTCTACCTCAAGCTGGGGTAAAGTCTGCCTGATGCTGGGATGGTATATGATTAATGCTGGGATAAAATTAGACCAAAAGAAGCGAACGAAAGCTGACTATATGTAATATCGTACCAGAAAAGGCAAGGGGTATATCTAGGTACCTTCATATGTAAACTGCACCCGGGAatgctcttcctcctctagCTTGAACCAGCCTGGATgcatccaccctctcccgcaCCGTTATGCCACGGTCCAGCACTTGGCTTCGCCCATCAGTTGTGAAGCATACCCTCGATGTTCGTTCCTGCTCTTGATCTCGCAAGACTTGGATGAAGTCCTGAATATGTGCATAACCATCCTGACTCCCCCCAGCAAACTGTAGCCCATCAATAACCCAGGCAATGGACGGCGGTGCATGCTTGAGAAGAGCCTTGATTATCGCGAGGGCAGTCCCCAAGCTTTCAAGCGACCCATCCAGACGCTCGAAACAGTGTTTTTGCAGTCCAGGGCTTCCTTCAAATTCAGGTGGCACGATTCGAGCAAGTTGGCGGATAACGGAGTAGTATAGTGAGATGACTGCTGCATCTGTGTGTCCAAGACCCCGTGTTGCGAAGTTGTATCGAGACTTGCAGAACACTGATATGCATGGAGTACCggcgttggcgatggtgttAACAGCTTCAATAGCAGCTTGAGAGAGGACGGAACCGGATGAGGAAACTGCCGGTCCTTCGATCCACATGATGGGAGGTCTAGCTCCGCCCACCCATTTGCTGAACTCTACGAACACCTCTTGAGGAATAACAGGGTCTCTTCCATGGATGAGAGCGCGGTGGATAATGTCGTCCGCACCGTCTTCGATGTACGGGTCGAGGTTATGGGAATATTGGTGCATTTCGTAGCGGGTTAATGGTTCAATGACGGTTACTAAGCAGTCCACAATCAGTACTTGGCACTATATGTCTGGAGATCATGAAGATTCGCTACCTTTTGAAGAACCTGTTGAAGACCCTGTTGATCCTGTTGCTTCTTCTACTTCCACACTTTCGATCGACAACTCCGTGTTCGTCGTTGTTCGCTGTGAGATGTCTTGCAAAGATAAAGTCGAGGATGTTGTGTTGCTCTGCTGTTGAGAAATTATAGCTATGATGAAGGAAGGTCGTCAGCGTGATGTTGTAGATGATCGCACCAAAGATTACCTATCGGCCTGGTGTCCAACAAGTATCCTTTTCAGCGCCCGATGGCAAAGAACACCTGACTGGCCACTGTACGAGCCCAGATTTGCCGCACCACGTGGGCATTGCCCGACACGATGGCATGGCAAATCATGGTGCACTTTTTCCAACAGAAAAGATAAAAAGACACTTACATAGCCTCACCTGCTCCTCAACGAGCCCCAAGTGGCGAACTGCAGTTTCACCTAGCCTTTTAAAGCCAATTGCCGCCGTTGCATTCTTGTCATCAATTTCTTGCTGGCTATTTCCGTGGCTATGAGTACCCAACTCTTGCAACCTGACCAGCCAGTCAACCTTCGAGTTTATCTCTTCGATCCGAAGTTCTGACGTGTGCTGTGCTTCGTCTTTGATGCGTTTGATAGTCTTCTGGATGTCATCCACCATGGCCTGGACGCTTCTATCGTAGAAGGTCTTATCAAAAGACGCAAAAAACCTCTTGCGACGCTTGTGGAAGAAGGACATTGCGTGGCAGAGAAACTTGAAGATCTTGACGTAAAGTTCGACCACGAGCCGCTGCATTTCTGCGGTATTTGCAATATGGGTTTTCTTCTCGACGTATCTCAGGTTTGCGCTCATTTCCACCAGTGCAAGCGAGAAGCCCTCGGCAATCTTTTGATAATTCAGTGACGCCTTTTATTGGAGCAGGGCTGTGTCAGTGGCTCAAATCATGACAAAGTTGAAAGATTTCTAGGTTGGCTGCATACCTTGACGACGGTGGCTACCACCCCCGTCAGGAGACTGAGGTACTTGTCTTGTGCGGGAACAAACTTGAACAGGTAAGAGTGGTCATTCATCGTCTCAATAAACTCCCGAAATCGAGTTTTAGCTCTGCCAAATCCCGACTGGTGCTTCACCTCCCAGTTCGTGTGGGCATCCTCGACAGCGGCCTGCAGTGTTGCGATGGTTGGAATTCTGTGGGAGTCAAGTGCCGAAATGTTGTCTGCGCCTGGATTGACAAATATTCGCTGAAACTCTTGCCAGACCCGTATGAGCTCCTCTCGCTCTCGCTCCAGCGGGCTGAAGATCGAAGCGTCcgaagttggagaaggtcCATAGAGCCATCGGTGCCACTCCTCAGCTGTTACGCGCGCCCTCAGGTCACCTTCTTCGTCATGCTTGGTCGCGCTACCGAGAGCCTGAGACAGAACATTGCTAGGGTTCTCCTTTCCAACCTTTAAGCTGTAACTTCGAATGATTGTCGTAGTTTCCGGAGTCGTCGTAAAGGAACTATTCATTGCGACGTTTGGTGTCCGGGGCTGTCTTCTGCGCGTGCAAGGTAGATTGGGGAGAGACTGGAGATAAGGTGCCGGATCGTTTGCTCTTGTGGAACTGAACATGCATATCAGGCAACAAGAGTAAGGTAGACAAGTGTGGCTGTGTAGTTCGATAATTGGTGCCAGAAGATACCAGTCACCAGAGATGTAACATGTTGGCGACAGCAAAATTCACCATCACTCCATTGTTGGCCCCCAACAGCTACCCCTCTCTGGCTACGTCCACCCCTGCATCACAACTTCCCGAGCGTTATCTGCCACAGAAGTGGACAGGAATCTGCAGCACGAAGGCACATGGCTTTACAAGAGCGGGGTAAGAGGCTCTGCTCACAAGGCTCTGGGATGAGTGAGAGTTTGCCCTTAAAATGCCAGTTCTTCGAGGTTTCGAGTCCACCCTTCCCATATCCTCCACTCTCTATATCCCGGCTATGCTCAACATTGAGCAGCCATCACTCCCAAATGGCAACAAGCTACAGCTCACACATTCATGAAGAGATCACAGTTATTACGGGGTCTATAACCATGTCAAATGCTCCCATGCACGACAAGTTGTCAGGGGCGTCATCGGAGCATGAGGACATCTCGGTGACGCCACAGCTCGAGGGCATGCAATCAAGTGCTCCAGCTGCCGAAGCGGATAAAGCCGCTGACACTGGGACAGaccgcaagaagaagatggagtgGGAGGACTCAGCGGCTATTTATTGTCCAAAGAATGGTCGATCTCatgtggggttgttggaatTTGGGTACTGGGAGTGTCCCCTTTGCAACCAGGATTTGTCAGAGAAGCCGTTGAAACAGGCAGCGGGTTtggaggacgaagatgaagacgatggcACTAGCGGCGGTCGCAACCCCAAAATATCCCACTCCCTTGAATACCTCGACTCGGGTGAAAATCGCATTGCTGCGCAGGCATGGAGCGGCTCTTTCGACCTTCAAACCGCACGTAAAGGAATATTGGAGAAGAAACCATCAGTGTTCAACATTGTCACTCTTCTGAAGACATCACACCTACCGCAAAAGCATCGCTACGAGTACGAAGTCAGGGAGATTTTGCGAACTGGCATTCTCAACAATCCGAACATTTCAGTCAATGTTCTCTCCACCCGCGTCAGCATCAACTCTCAAGCATTGATTAATGCCCTCGGTGCCGTCGTTAGCTATTACCCAGGTATATCCTTCGGCGGAAAGGTGCTGGAGTTGAAGGAGCCGTATGCTGTGGTTGCTCATCACCTCAGTGCGCTGGAAGACTACCAAAAGACCTATCACCCGGACAATGAGATTTCGGACGACAAGACACCCCCTACAGCAGCTCGACCCAAGCCTTGCGACAAAGAAACATTCGATCATCTAGGACTCCTACTTGGATTTCTCCGAACCTCTGTCTACAAAGACAAAATCCGGCTCGAACAGGAACGGTACTCCAGAAACGCGTGCACCTTCCAGATGCTCTGGCTCTTGTTCAAGCCTGGTGACACAGTTTACGTTGAGTCTCGGGGAAAGCTATCTGCATTTGTTGTGCAAGAGGTAGCCACTGACAACGGCATCCTTTCAGACTTCAAGCACACATTCAAGTCCTATGAAATCCTGTTGTGGTCTCTGAGATATGACGGCCGTTTCGTGGGGCGGAGTTCAACTGAGATGATAATTCCTCACTTCGACGGGGAACGCCCTATCACTACACTCAAGGTGTTCCCATGTAGATTcgtcgacgacgaagacggtGGGAAGATGAAATCAATGCTGGAGGAGAGTGGGAAGAGATGGTATGATCTGTTACGAGGCCAACAAGTTCACTACAAAGGGGAATTTGTTGAGAAAAGGAAGGACAACGATGTCAGCAAAACCCCGGatgacgaagatgacgatAAGCCCTGGTATGTCGCCATGGTGAACTATCTCAAAGGAACGTCCAGGCGAGACAATCTTGATGCACCGCGAGACTATGGACAGGTATGTTTTTCAGAGCTTCATTTCTCACAGGTATGCGATCCTGACGCGATGACAGTTTGATGGGAGAGCCTATGTCGACCCCGGATCGTACTATTTCCAATTTCCACGTTACGCCCCCAAGATCTGCAATACAAATGACACTGGAGAGGATTTGGCGCTCTGCGCATGTGGAGAGTGGTACGTCTTGACCCTCATCAATGTCATGAGCTTGGATGCGATGCTCATACTTGTTCTCTAGCCATGGCCGACGGGCACATCCACCGCTAAACTTCCCTTGGGCATGCTACGACCTTTTAGACCCATCATTGGACAGGGACCTTACCCTGGCTGATTCCCCTTATGGAGTTAACCATCGATATCTTCTATGTGAATCCCTTCTGTACGGATTCATCCTGAAGACCCGATCATGGCGTAAGTGTTACCCACATTTAACTCGAGTTTGGATCAATTGCTCATCCCGGGACTTAGAGGGACTCGACGTCGCCCATTGTCTTGAACCTACAGTTCATGCCGACGCCATCGATAAATTAGTTATGCCTGCTCCGCGCAAGGAAATGATCAAGGCGCTTGTTCAAAAGTTCACTGGACCGGACTCCATGTTGGCAAAGTCATGGAGGGCTGATTACATCGAGAACAAGGGCGAGGGTCAAATTTTTCTCCTACACGGTGGGCCTGGCGTTGGGAAAACCTATGTCAGTTTGTGTTTGTCACATTTACGAGATAGAAGTTCTTGCTGACATGACAGAGTGGTAGACCGCGGAATGCATCGCCGAGTACACCAACCGTCCTCTGCTGTCTTTGACATGTGGAGATATCGGGACAGACGAGATCAGAATGGAGGAGGAACTATCCAAGTGGTTCCGGCTCGCTGAGAAGTGGGGTGCTGTGATGCTGATTGACGAAGCTGATGTGTATCTTGAGCGGCGCATGGCGAGCGACCTCAAACGAAACAGCTTGGTTTCCGGTACGTCTTCTTTCCTTGCATGAAGAAGCTTAGGGATCTGACAAGTAGCAGTCTTCCTCCGATGCATCGAGTATTATCGTGGGATTCTCTTTCTCACTACAAATCGCATCGGCTACTTTGACGATGCCTTCATTTCCAGAAtccacatcgtcatcaaaTACGACCCACTCAGTGAGGATAACCGTCGCCAGATCTGGACACAGTTCTTCGACAAACTGGCCGACGAGCGTCAGGATTTCATCATCACTGGGCGCGCGAAACGATACGTCTTGGAAGATGAAGTGGTTAAAAAGCTGGAATGGAATGGCCGTGAGATCCGGAATGGTACGTCCAGCTGATGAAGTTCCTCCGGCAAAATCATTGATACTGACAAACACAACCGTGAACCGACAGCTTTCCAAACCGCAGTGGCACTGGCGGAATTCCGATTCCTGCAGAAGACTGATAAGAAGGAGCATGAAGGCCCAACTCTCGACTCGAGGGACTTTGAGCAGGTCTGCGAAATGACAAGACAGTTCAAAGAGTATCTTCATGATCTCCACGgcttggacgaggagggaagaGCCTACAACGCCAGAGCGAGGGCTGGGAACCAGGGCTGGGCAAGGGGCATGAGCAATTAAGAGAATTCAAGAGACAAGGTTGGAACTTTTCCATTTACACCAAGTTAGTTTACATGCAGTTATGTCTGTCGTCCACAAATAAAAACGAAATATTTATTTAACAGAACTAAGACTACTTTGCGTTTACTAAAAAGCTTTAGCCGATCCAACTTAATCCCAGTATAAATAAGACTTTATATTAAGTAGGGCGGCACCTCGATTTTATATTTATGGTCAGCCCACGGATCTGGACTCCATATTTCGAGCACCTTAATATACGGTCCTGCTCCCAGACCGCAACCAGGACTTTTTTCTTCCAGAAGTTATAGCTTTAATAAGAAATTTTGCTATTTCGCAAAGCCCTGCGAAGTCTGGTGTTAATTTCATTGGCATGATCCTTCAGCATACGCTACTCGTGTTTCTTCTTGATCATACGAGACAGCTCCCATAATGATTTAACTGCAGTAACTAAGCCCGCGAGAGCGGCAGCTGATGCCAAGGAACTAGGAAGGTATGAGACCATGAGTCTTGATAAGGTAGGTATAAtataaggtacctaggtatgtAAGACGGGCATGAGTCTCATGCTGAGTAGGTAGGTGTTTTATATGATCAGACCGTCAGTTTTATTTGGGACTGATTCCAATTAAACTGTTCAATTTGGACATTCTGAGATGCGATCGTAGCCTCTGCTgacaggggagggggatagggTGGCACAGGCAGTCTAGGTACACACCCCACCAAAATCCAAAAGGGGCAACGCATTTCCCTCGACCAGGAAGTACATGGTAGCATTCTTGTTCTGGTGATATATCAAGAAATGGCAAGACAAAGCCTAGTTCTTTTCCATGTACACATCAAGTTTGGCAATCTGTCTCCTAAAATCCTCCAGTTCTCTTACCCGTATCTGCCCCTCCCATTTCCCTGCTAATAAGTACACACGGACTTCTTTTCGAATCACAATGTCCCCAACGAGCTCGATCATTTTAGGGGCAAGAACAGGATCACCCGCTGCTCAAAATGCGCTACCGAGTCAGCCATATGGCAAGCCTTCTTGCCCGGCTTTGGACCTGCTACCATCCTGACAGCTTGGGAAGACTTTGGTAGGCCCGGCCGCATGGGTAGAGGGATTCTCAAGAAGTGGAGGTGGATCTCGCATCTCACAACCGTCCACGGTATTTGCATTTGCCAGATAAGGCACCAGCGCACTGCCTTTGTTGAGGCGCTTGCAGTTGCCCGCGCTAAGTGCCTAGACGCAACCTTGAAGCGCTTGGAGCTGCCAGCTACAGGTGCGTGATCGAAACTGTGTTTGGTTCCCGAACGCCTCGTTCAACTTGCGAAATGAGGAGCTACTGCGGTGGCTGGCGATTTGAGCCGTGTGCCAGCCCTATTTCTTTTTATGAatctccttccttcttcacaACATACTCTACCATCACCGACGCCATGATATCCTATATTTGCCCTGTCTCGATAGCCCCTTCGCAGATCACCCCAGCTAGGGAGCGCTATGCAAGCGAAACCAAGCTCAGTATTCGAACTCACATTCCTCCGGAACCGTTCGGGCCCAACCACTGGGAGGCGAGCCCTGAAGTCAATGTCGAACATTGACATCACCGACTTCAATTTGCAGTGGATAACCCTCCATTGGACCCTAGTCCTTGGGAAACACTGGAAGATATCGATCGTGACGAGGAGATGCTCGTCATCGAGAGATACATTGAACAGAAGGAAGACGGCGGCTCGACTGTTGTAGAGTGTCATCTACAAAAACATCCATCAGTGCAATACATTGCTAAGATCTACGACGCGGTTGATTACCCAGACCCAActcaagaagatgaagaagatgaaggcaTGGACTGCATAACCCGCGCCGATTTGGACTATGCTCTTGAAGTCAGTTCTTTCATTTTCATGGAGAAtatggtggaggaggggcatcGTAGGTGTGCACCCCAATATTTTGATGCCTCGACGTTCTGCGTTGAGACTCACATTCCGGGTCATCCACGATGGGTGCGCATGATTCTGCTCGAGCTGATGGATGGTACGACGAGAGAGAACATGCTTCTGCAAAAGAAACAGGTGCGGGACAACGAGCGCACCTTGGTCCTCGAGCATGTGATTGAGGCTGAGCGATACTTCTGGCGGACATGCCAGATGGGCTTCCTGAAGGACCTCAATCCAGGCAAGATTATGATCCGGAAGGACTGGATCGTGGCTTTCATTGATTTCACAGACTTCCGGTTATGTTATTACCTGAGCATTCGGTCACATCCCAGGGATTGGCTTGAAAACGCCCCCGTCAAGGCGCTGTCACCCATCAAACACTACTGGCCCTATCCACCCATCAGTTCTAGCGAGCTGAAGACGGGACTATGGAGTGAGTGGGTACCCAAATCCTAGATTGCCAACGAGGATCAATTCGCTCAACGGTTGATCAGACGATGACAGGTACGTACCTGCGCCCGTTGAATGGATGTTTGGAAAGATGTTCCGGGACCAGCGTAAACCAGAGACCCTCGAGCTGCGCAAGATATTAAAAGGAGAGCCTCTTAACTCTTTTAATATAAAGTAGACTCTCCCGCAAAACTATCGTATTCATAATGATCAACCAGCTTCTCAATTATTCTAATTCACCTATAGAGTATTTTTAATGGCATAACGTCTTTTTAAAAGTCTATTAATTGTATTTTAAGGCCTGATAGCTATCCTTTGGAGCCTGTTGATTATTCTTTAAGGCTTAATGACTATCTTTTGAGGCCTCGTGattatcttttaaggcctAATAACTGTCTTTCGAGGCCTCGTGATTATATTTTAAGGCCTATCGACTGTTCCTTGAGGCCTATAATCTGTATTCTACGATACAGTTTAGGATACCATTCTTCGTTAACTTTTTACTCTCATATTGCAATCTCTACGCCTTTGGTGTATTTCTTGGCAAATTACCTTACGGGAACTACGTTGGAGAGGCTGAACCTTGAAATACAGTTTTAGTGGCAGTGTGACAGGATTTGGGAATGCCGGAGAGAAAAGGTTGATACCGAAGCTGTCAGCCTGAGGACATATCGGGAGCTGAGACAAGCTGGTTGCTCGAGCCTACAACGAGAAAAAAGGCCCGGGCAGCCGGGGATGCACGCACCAGTGCATGAGCGTATAGGGACAGATACATAAGGTACTTAAGTAGGTAtattgaaatggtgagaaaacaaacaaaaacaaccacaacaccacaaatataccctcaataggtctctgaatgaacacacctgcgtgacagtggctcgctcgcaggccgcacctcacgtaggacaaagaaaagacactatTGGCTTGCAGGCCATAATAAGCACCagatcggcctgatcagagggccagaattacctgcacgcgtgcaaggcacagaATCTTGAAGAGATAAAAGTCGATGCCCTGTCTAAAATGGAATGTcagaagcagaccgcttatatacatgacccctgaacccccgaatcctccgagagcctCACTTGCTCACTTATACCCTTCAGGCCTGaagccgcaccccaaaccaataAAGGCATTATAGAGGGAGAAGTACGCGAAGTTTATATAGCTATTAGGAATGCGAGATTTTTCGGGTTTAAGATATGCGAAATGACTTGTTTTGGTATAGGAAAAAGGCTACTAAGGCATGGGGAAAAGGAGTCAAGGCACACGGAAGGAATCTGGGCATATAGTAGGCTTGGGAGGATATTCGTGATAGCTTTAGTTTTGACGGCAGTGTGCTGTCTGTGGGGGGGTGCGGGGCGCCTACAAAGGCCCACCTTTCACCAGACTCCACACCTGGTTTGCTTTAGGGCTGTTTTCGTTTACTGTTTACTTTCTGAACTTAACTAAAAAAACCTCTGTAATATCAAGTTGTTCATTAATTCTCCTGCTTTTCTGGTCTCACTTTCGCGGGCAGCGACTTCACTAGGCCGTCGCCCTACACTGTGTGGCTCCCAATGGGATTGGGACAGGGAAGGGATTTCTTTTTCAGGGGTTGTGCCTGCGaatgttgctgctggaacCGGGGTGGACAACAAAGATGGACAggctggggatggagatTCAAGGTGGTGACCAAGAGAGCGGAACGGGCGTCATTGGTGTGGGAATGGGTGTCATATTTCTGTCCGCTTTGGTCTCGCTGTTGAACATGTAACCTCTAATACACATATCGGAATGTAATGGCCTTGTCGCCCTTCTCAGACAGTTTCTGTTGCGTATAACGACCCaaatccccatcctccatcttccttgccctcttcttgttggcggTGCTATACCCAACTAGCAGGATGAGCGAAGCGACGATACCGGCGCCAATGAACCCAAGTTCCAAACCATGACCGAGTCGATATCTGGGAGCATCCTTTGCCCGATAAAAGTTGGATGCCATTGCCTTGGTATCGTGTTAGTCCTGTTCCCGTAATCAACTTGTTTACTTACACCTCCCAGGTTTCCGACACCTATTTGGACCGCCATCCCGACTGAACGCTTCAACGACCCTGCCAAGTTGTTGGAGAGCCAAGCAATGACGCCTGGAAAAGCTGGGTAGATGGCACAAGCTGCGATAAACACTCCGCCATACACCACACGCGGGTTTCCAGACGCGATGCACCTAATCTGGTCAGTTACCTTGTTGTCTCCCAAAGCAGATGGAAACTCACATGGAAAACCCAACAACCATAATAAGTAATGGAACAATGATGAACGGGCTTCTTCGCCCCACCCGATCGGAAAAGTAAGCCACAATGACGGCGAGAATGGCGGCAGTGATGTAGATGGGAACCGTCATGAGCTGCGCGGTGCTGCTCTCATACCCCAACGTGCGAATGATGGTTGGCAAGAATAAGCTGATGCCATA
This window of the Podospora pseudoanserina strain CBS 124.78 chromosome 3, whole genome shotgun sequence genome carries:
- a CDS encoding hypothetical protein (EggNog:ENOG503P41H), whose product is MWIEGPAVSSSGSVLSQAAIEAVNTIANAGTPCISVFCKSRYNFATRGLGHTDAAVISLYYSVIRQLARIVPPEFEGSPGLQKHCFERLDGSLESLGTALAIIKALLKHAPPSIAWVIDGLQFAGGSQDGYAHIQDFIQVLRDQEQERTSRVCFTTDGRSQVLDRGITVRERVDASRLVQARGGRAFPGAVYI
- a CDS encoding hypothetical protein (EggNog:ENOG503P41H), whose amino-acid sequence is MNSSFTTTPETTTIIRSYSLKVGKENPSNVLSQALGSATKHDEEGDLRARVTAEEWHRWLYGPSPTSDASIFSPLEREREELIRVWQEFQRIFVNPGADNISALDSHRIPTIATLQAAVEDAHTNWEVKHQSGFGRAKTRFREFIETMNDHSYLFKFVPAQDKYLSLLTGVVATVVKASLNYQKIAEGFSLALVEMSANLRYVEKKTHIANTAEMQRLVVELYVKIFKFLCHAMSFFHKRRKRFFASFDKTFYDRSVQAMVDDIQKTIKRIKDEAQHTSELRIEEINSKVDWLVRLQELGTHSHGNSQQEIDDKNATAAIGFKRLGETAVRHLGLVEEQVRLCKCLFIFSVGKSAP
- a CDS encoding hypothetical protein (COG:O; EggNog:ENOG503NVI6), translating into MEWEDSAAIYCPKNGRSHVGLLEFGYWECPLCNQDLSEKPLKQAAGLEDEDEDDGTSGGRNPKISHSLEYLDSGENRIAAQAWSGSFDLQTARKGILEKKPSVFNIVTLLKTSHLPQKHRYEYEVREILRTGILNNPNISVNVLSTRVSINSQALINALGAVVSYYPGISFGGKVLELKEPYAVVAHHLSALEDYQKTSRPKPCDKETFDHLGLLLGFLRTSVYKDKIRLEQERYSRNACTFQMLWLLFKPGDTVYVESRGKLSAFVVQEVATDNGILSDFKHTFKSYEILLWSLRYDGRFVGRSSTEMIIPHFDGERPITTLKVFPCRFVDDEDGGKMKSMLEESGKRWYDLLRGQQVHYKGEFVEKRKDNDVSKTPDDEDDDKPWYVAMVNYLKGTSRRDNLDAPRDYGQVCFSELHFSQVCDPDAMTV